CACAATGGAAAATTTTCTTATGATTTCATCTCAACTCTGCTCAATTTGCAATCAGCAGGAATTAAAGTCCTCTTGGTGACTGGTCGTTCGGCAGGGTGGGTCAGTGCTTTGGTGAATTATTTACCTGTCGCAGGAGCGATCGCAGAAAATGGAGGGATATTTTTGCATCCCAATGGTCAACAGGATTTGCTCTCTTCTATTCCCAATCTATCTAAACATCGCATTCTGCTAGAAAATACTTTCCATCAAATCAAACAGTTATTTCCTAACCTTCAGGCTTCCACTGATAACCAGTTCCGTATTACCGATTGGACTTTTGATGTTGATGATTTATCGACTGACGATCTTCAAGCCATCTCTTCCCAATGTCGGCAAATGGGTTGGAGTTTTACTTACAGCAATGTCCAAGGTCATATCAAACCACCGCA
This sequence is a window from Pseudanabaena sp. ABRG5-3. Protein-coding genes within it:
- a CDS encoding HAD family hydrolase, which encodes MHFSSFIPLFSLDQADLSEIRLIGSDVDGTLTHNGKFSYDFISTLLNLQSAGIKVLLVTGRSAGWVSALVNYLPVAGAIAENGGIFLHPNGQQDLLSSIPNLSKHRILLENTFHQIKQLFPNLQASTDNQFRITDWTFDVDDLSTDDLQAISSQCRQMGWSFTYSNVQGHIKPPHQDKATGLDTVLKNQFSDLISQQVLTVGDSPNDEAMFNPDLFPISFGVANVRHYQDMMLHLPQYITQASEFAGFQELAQLLLPNSVTDDSM